In the Mastacembelus armatus chromosome 17, fMasArm1.2, whole genome shotgun sequence genome, one interval contains:
- the LOC113134709 gene encoding UDP-glucuronosyltransferase 1-1-like isoform X2, with amino-acid sequence MPNIVLVGGINCNVRNPLPEDLESWVSGEHGFVVFTLGSMVSEMPVETTCVFLEAFRQIPQKVIWRYTGQIPNNVPNNVKINKWVPQNDLLAHPGARAFITHAGSHGLFEGLCNAVPMVMVPFVWDQPDNAQKLASRGAGVILDICSISTESLLWALNEVINDTRYRECVQKLSVLHRDRPVDPLDLSVYWTEFVMRHKGAKHLKSVAHDLNWLQYFNLDVIALLATVVLVFIVVTVKCFKICLQKLGRKRKQD; translated from the exons ATGCCTAATATAGTGCTAGTTGGTGGCATCAACTGCAACGTGAGGAATCCCCTGCCTGAG gatCTGGAGTCCTGGGTGTCAGGAGAGCATGGGTTTGTGGTGTTCACTCTGGGCTCCATGGTGTCAGAAATGCCAGTAGAGACCACTTGTGTTTTCCTAGAGGCCTTCAGACAGATTCCACAGAAA GTGATTTGGAGATACACTGGGCAGATTCCCAACAATGTCCCAAACAATGTGAAGATAAATAAATGGGTGCCTCAGAACGACCTACTAG CACACCCTGGAGCTCGGGCTTTCATCACTCACGCTGGGTCACATGGTCTCTTTGAGGGACTGTGTAATGCTGTTCCCATGGTGATGGTGCCATTTGTTTGGGACCAGCCCGATAACGCACAGAAGCTGGCAAGCAGGGGAGCAGGAGTCATCTTGGATATTTGTTCCATCTCTACAGAAAGCCTCCTTTGGGCACTGAATGAAGTCATCAATGACACCAG ataCAGAGAGTGTGTTCAGAAGCTGTCAGTCCTCCATCGAGACCGGCCAGTTGACCCACTCGACCTTTCAGTGTACTGGACAGAATTTGTGATGCGCCACAAAGGGGCAAAACATCTTAAATCTGTTGCCCACGACCTCAACTGGCTCCAGTACTTCAACCTCGACGTCATAGCGCTGTTGGCTACTGTAGTGCTGGTTTTTATAGTAGTCACAGTGAAGTGTTTCAAAATATGCCTCCAAAAACTgggcaggaagaggaagcaggaCTAA
- the LOC113134709 gene encoding UDP-glucuronosyltransferase 1-1-like isoform X1 has protein sequence MWKAAVFVFLLLNMEKQVNAAVDKKSSRTEEHMKTEEAEANDTNPKSGTVSPAFLGNLLVVPMDGSHWIGIKAMAQEMGRRGHGVTVVMPEITMRMGPGKHYNTVTYPVPYDKDYVDSFLASRKDVMKKSAKNFLENISSHFSQIKKSIGFIYTTAESLLFNDSLISHLAQQRFDAVLTDPVVPTGSLIARKLGIPTINLLRGIPCSLDMQSAGCPSPPSYVPRFFTGYTDKMSFKERAVNTLVALLEPLLCQLLYWHFDHIAYQFLGEEVTLTQVLSDSAIWLLRIDFTLEFPRPLMPNIVLVGGINCNVRNPLPEDLESWVSGEHGFVVFTLGSMVSEMPVETTCVFLEAFRQIPQKVIWRYTGQIPNNVPNNVKINKWVPQNDLLAHPGARAFITHAGSHGLFEGLCNAVPMVMVPFVWDQPDNAQKLASRGAGVILDICSISTESLLWALNEVINDTRYRECVQKLSVLHRDRPVDPLDLSVYWTEFVMRHKGAKHLKSVAHDLNWLQYFNLDVIALLATVVLVFIVVTVKCFKICLQKLGRKRKQD, from the exons ATGTGGAAAGCAGCGGTGTTTGTGTTCCTGCTGCTAAACATGGAAAAGCAGGTAAATGCTGCTGTAGATAAGAAGAGCTCCAGGACAGAGGAGCACATGAAGACAGAAGAGGCTGAGGCCAATGACACCAATCCTAAAAGTGGCACCGTTTCTCCAGCCTTCTTGGGTAACTTGCTGGTGGTGCCCATGGATGGGAGTCACTGGATCGGCATAAAGGCTATGGCCCAAGAAATGGGTCGCCGTGGACACGGAGTTACAGTTGTGATGCCGGAGATTACGATGCGAATGGGCCCAGGAAAACACTACAACACTGTGACCTATCCTGTTCCTTATGACAAGGATTATGTTGACTCTTTTTTGGCCTCACGTAAAGACGTAATGAAAAAATCTGCAAAGAATTTCCTGGAGAACATAAGTTCACATTTCTCACAAATAAAGAAATCCATTGGTTTTATCTACACCACTGCAGAGAGCCTCCTGTTCAATGACAGTCTCATCTCCCATCTGGCACAGCAG AGATTTGATGCAGTCTTGACAGACCCAGTGGTGCCCACAGGCTCATTAATAGCACGGAAACTAG GTATCCCCACTATTAATTTGCTGAGGGGAATTCCATGTTCCCTGGATATGCAGTCTGCAGGCTGCCCATCCCCGCCCTCATACGTGCCTCGCTTTTTCACTGGATACACAGATAAAATGAGCTTTAAGGAGAGAGCTGTCAACACTTTG GTGGCTTTACTGGAGCCGCTGCTTTGCCAACTGCTGTACTGGCACTTTGACCACATAGCCTATCAATTCCTGGGAGAGGAGGTTACCCTAACTCAAGTGCTGTCTGACTCTGCCATTTGGCTACTGAG GATTGACTTCACACTGGAGTTCCCACGACCTCTCATGCCTAATATAGTGCTAGTTGGTGGCATCAACTGCAACGTGAGGAATCCCCTGCCTGAG gatCTGGAGTCCTGGGTGTCAGGAGAGCATGGGTTTGTGGTGTTCACTCTGGGCTCCATGGTGTCAGAAATGCCAGTAGAGACCACTTGTGTTTTCCTAGAGGCCTTCAGACAGATTCCACAGAAA GTGATTTGGAGATACACTGGGCAGATTCCCAACAATGTCCCAAACAATGTGAAGATAAATAAATGGGTGCCTCAGAACGACCTACTAG CACACCCTGGAGCTCGGGCTTTCATCACTCACGCTGGGTCACATGGTCTCTTTGAGGGACTGTGTAATGCTGTTCCCATGGTGATGGTGCCATTTGTTTGGGACCAGCCCGATAACGCACAGAAGCTGGCAAGCAGGGGAGCAGGAGTCATCTTGGATATTTGTTCCATCTCTACAGAAAGCCTCCTTTGGGCACTGAATGAAGTCATCAATGACACCAG ataCAGAGAGTGTGTTCAGAAGCTGTCAGTCCTCCATCGAGACCGGCCAGTTGACCCACTCGACCTTTCAGTGTACTGGACAGAATTTGTGATGCGCCACAAAGGGGCAAAACATCTTAAATCTGTTGCCCACGACCTCAACTGGCTCCAGTACTTCAACCTCGACGTCATAGCGCTGTTGGCTACTGTAGTGCTGGTTTTTATAGTAGTCACAGTGAAGTGTTTCAAAATATGCCTCCAAAAACTgggcaggaagaggaagcaggaCTAA
- the LOC113134710 gene encoding NADH dehydrogenase [ubiquinone] 1 beta subcomplex subunit 3, whose amino-acid sequence MGGDHGHSKMSLPDWRLWKTEGTPLEFTQKRLAARGLKDPWARNEAWRYAGGFARPVTLSEVLFKGFKWGFAAFTVALAIEYTFFPPKKGGH is encoded by the exons ATGGGGGGTGACCACGGCCACAGCAAGATGTCTTTGCCAGACTGGCGGCTGTGGAAGACAGAGGGAACACCACTGGAGTTCACACAGAAGAGGCTGGCAGCCCGGGGCCTCAAGGACCCATGGGCACG gaATGAGGCATGGAGATACGCTGGTGGCTTTGCTCGTCCTGTGACTCTGTCAGAAGTGCTGTTCAAAGGATTCAAGTggggatttgctgcttttactgttGCTCTGGCTATTGAATACACCTTTTTCCCCCCAAAGAAGGGCGGCCACTGA